GCCTAGGCTGAAAACAGAACTCTGCGGCGTCCAATCTTCTTTTCCTGTAATTTTTGTAATTCTTGAATTGTATATGTTAATCCTCATGTTACAACATCGACCATAGCTCGTTCTCATCCTCAACTCTCAAATAGACAATAACCACATTATCCGTATCTTTCATCAACAATAGAATGATGTTGCTTCATGGACTTCCAAATCGAACTAAATGCAAAATCTAGATCACTCAATTATAGTGAAGAGTCCTATTTCAGAACTATTTCAACTAAAGACAACTCCCTAGATGGAACCAACTCGATTCATTCTTGCTCATCTTTTGGTTCATCATCTATGTTTGTCTTGGTTTTTTTTGCCTTCTTCTTTGTCCACTTCTTTTTTACTTCATCTTTCGGTCCGGCTAATACCGATCCTCCTCTTCCAGGTCTGTGCTTTCTCCACTTCTTTTTGGGCAAGACCATGATCCAAGATGGAACCTCACAACCTGATGATGCCATAACATTAGCTATATTCCGCAAAAATGGAATATCTTCATCTGTGTAGAACGTAATAGCTTCTCCACTCCTTCCCGCTCTTCCACAACGACCTTCACAGAAAAAATACAAACTTTGTCAATGATCATAAAGTCATTCTCCATAAACAATTTTCAGAAGAAGAGTGAACAACATACCAATCCGGTGAATGTAGGCAGCCGAAGAATCTGGAAAATCATAATTAATAACACAGTTGATGCCTTTGAAATCCATACCCCGGGCAATAACATCAGTGGCAATCAAAACCCATGTTTTTCCAGATCTGAAGTCGTCAACAGCATTTTCTCGCTGTAGTGAATTAAAAAATTAGCATATAGCACGCGGTAATTACGGTAATTACTGTTCACAGTTCACgtatataaaaataataaaataggcAATGGGCAACACTATACGGTAATAGATGACTAAACTCTACATGGGACCAGATACTAGTAACGGGATCCAAGTCCACCCTCTGATGCATAATCAGGTTTGACATCATTTAagagttttgtttcttttatatcATACTTCTGTTGAGTGGGATTGTTTGCAAGTTACAGATGGGCGAGCATACATTGAATAATAACATCAAGACAAGTTGGCTGAAAACAATGGAAATATAATTACCTCTGCTTGCGACATATCAGAATGGATCGCACCAACTCTTATGTTCTCACATAACAGCTCTCCATAGAGTTCCTTCGCTCGCTCTTTGCTTTGTACAAAGATCAACACTGGTGGATTTAGACTCTAGTAACAAGACAAAAGAATAACAAATTGGTCAAACTGGTCCAGCTAATGTCCAGAGAGGTTGAACTAAAATATAAATGCCAATAACCTACCTCAcatgatattttttttaataaaaagagACAATTGGTGCAAGTAGATTAAGTAATATATGGTTACTGATGCAAAACCTTCCTACGTTTGACATTCTCAAGACCCATTAACATTCAAACTTTGCCTGTCTTGTGCTCTCACTATCATCTATGTATTCAGGGAAGGACCTAAACTAGAAAATGAccttttttaaaataaaaagagacaATTGGTGCAAGTAGATTAAGTAATATATGGTTGCTGATGCAAAACCTTCCTACGTTTGACATTCATatggattttttttatattaaaaagaGACAATTGGTGCAAGTAGATTAAGTAATATATGGTTGCTGATGCAAAACCTTCCTACGTTTGACATTCTCAAGACCCATTAACATTCAAACTTTGCCTGTCTTGTGCTCTCACTATCATCTATGTATTCAGGGAAGGACCTAAACTAGAAAATGACCTTTATGAGGTCAAAAAAAGGCCTCTGGGATACTGTTTGATAACTAATGAGGATTTGtatggagaaaaaaaattatgacaCAAATGGATTGGTCAAGTAGTGACTCCTAAGAAAGGGTAAAATATACCACTGTTTTCAATATGAAATGTGTCTCTATAACCACATTGATGGCTCCTATGGAGATGTGAGAAAAagaagctttcttgctagggaAACAAGGGATGGCACAAACTATATGGAGCATACCTCTGTAAAGCTCTGTCGAAGTGCTAGAAATTTCCCTTGTTCACTTCCAGCATATACCAATTTTTGCTTAATAGTCTCAGAAGCAGTATTTCTGCATGGATTAAAAAGCTTTAAAAAGTAAATCATTACGCTTGTGAAACCACTCTATGATTACCACAAGATAAATTCATACTTACTTCCTGCCAATGATAACTCGAACAGCATCATGCATTATAGTACGTGCAAGCTCCTCAACAAAATCAGGTAAAGTAGCACTAAACAAAGAGCGAACTATTGAAGGGTTTGAGCATGCTTTCACCACAGAATCAATCTGCTTTAACAGGCCAAGCTCAAAGAGCTTATCAGACTCATCCAAGACAAGATATTCCACCCTGCAAGATACAGACCCATGAGAAGTGATATCAGTCTAACTCACCATTTAACATACGTAGTCAGTTCCTATTTAATAGGCTTGAATCAGATGTTACAAAGGTCTAAATTTAGTAATTCAAAGACTAACTAGAGTCTTGCTATTTATTTTAGAGCCATTTGCACATTTCCTTGCCCATTAAGGATCTTTGCACCAGATATTATCATTAGCTCACATAAATTTGTTTCCGGTACCAGCATCTTTGAATTTTACGAAGATCAAAAAATTCATCAACCCCACCTGCTTAAATTAAGCTTCTTTTTTCGAATAGCCATCCGTAGCCGTTGTGGAGTAGATATGAGTACATCACAAGGGTCTTTTGAAAAATCAGCACTTCTAACAAGCTCTTTAGTCATCAACTTAATGTAAAATTTATTTCCTTTTGCCAACTTTTTGCACTCTCTGGTTGTCTGAGCAGCTAATTCACGTGTAGGACAAAGAATCACAGCTCGAATGCCACCCTTAGACGCTTGCTGGAAATATGGCAAACTTTTCATCAGAGAAACTCAGGGGATCAAGATTTGCAGAAACAGTTGAATGTGTGAACAATACCTTAAGTTTCATAAGCATGGGAACCACAAAAGCAAGGGTTTTTCCAGACCCAGTTGGAGCACAAGCAAAGCATTCCCGGCCCTGATTaagaacaatgaaaaaaaaacacagtcaGCATAAACAGTGACTATGATCAGAACATGTTTCAACACATTTTGCTGAAACCTGTCCTCATAACAATTCATCATCTATTCAAAACAAAGTAAAATCCTCAACAGCAGAAATAAGAGATCATACAGATAAGAGGACTGGAATAGCCTGCCTTTGGATTGGTGTTGGCTCTTCAAATCCAAGCTCGGCCAAATTACGAAGTAAATACTCTTCACATCCAAATCTGAAAACAATCGTAAACACATTTTTCATTTCCACTTGTATTCAGATTTAATAGCACTTAAATTTCAAGCTCATAAACGAGATGAAACAAGAAAATGTACGCAGCATTCACAACAGATACCTGCAGGGTGCAGATGCATATCATACCTTGAGCTTAACTCCGAAAAATTCTCAAGAGGGGATGGGATATTATTCCCCGACACATGCACATTATACTTCTTTCGAATTATCGAATCCCGCTGATAcataaaaagcaaaaaaatgcCATCAACTTTAAGCACAATGAACCACTGAAACACACAGAACAAGATCAATGTAGAAACAAGAAGCACCTCAAGTTGTctatttaatttcttcttctgcttgGCGCGTTCATTCACAGGCTTCTCTTTATCTTTCTTAGCTGCCTTTGCTGATTTTGACGTCTTATAAAGACTGATTCCATCCccagactctttttttttttttcaccccaaaaaaaaaatcataagcaAAAATCTTAGAGCTTCAATAGCATACATATCCAATACAAAAGCTCATTGCTTACCTGAACCCTccgtcttcctcttcctcttcttcacaGAAACTGCAACTACTggctcttcctcctcctcctcctcttcttctggtTCAGGTTGTGCAAGGCTCGAAGcgtttatctctttctttttggCCTGAATCAAATTCTTCAATGTATAAGTTCATAATCAAATTTAGCAAAGTTACATACTTTTCGAAGCAGAGAAGAATGGGTACCTCGAATCGGGAAAAGTCAGTGGCGAACTTTCTCCGGTTGAAGTGAATGCCGCCGAACAAAAATGAAGCGCCTTCCGCCATCTCCGATTGGCTAACAGGCGGCGAGTCGGAGACGTTGAAGCTATAAAGGGTTCTGTTGAAGTTTAGATTTTGGGGGTTTATCACTCGCTAAAACCCTTTTACCCTCCGGAGGCCAGTCCCAGTTTTTTAGGTCAATTACAAAAGACGTCCTTTAACTTTTGGGGGAACTGATATGTTGCCCCTGGTTTCTCATAATTTACATCCAGCCCACTTTAGATATTGGTTTCTCGGCCAAAAGGCCCAATTTTTTAGCTCAAATTTCAACCTTTT
Above is a genomic segment from Rosa chinensis cultivar Old Blush chromosome 3, RchiOBHm-V2, whole genome shotgun sequence containing:
- the LOC112192615 gene encoding DEAD-box ATP-dependent RNA helicase 57, whose amino-acid sequence is MAEGASFLFGGIHFNRRKFATDFSRFEAKKKEINASSLAQPEPEEEEEEEEEPVVAVSVKKRKRKTEGSESGDGISLYKTSKSAKAAKKDKEKPVNERAKQKKKLNRQLERDSIIRKKYNVHVSGNNIPSPLENFSELSSRFGCEEYLLRNLAELGFEEPTPIQRQAIPVLLSGRECFACAPTGSGKTLAFVVPMLMKLKQASKGGIRAVILCPTRELAAQTTRECKKLAKGNKFYIKLMTKELVRSADFSKDPCDVLISTPQRLRMAIRKKKLNLSRVEYLVLDESDKLFELGLLKQIDSVVKACSNPSIVRSLFSATLPDFVEELARTIMHDAVRVIIGRKNTASETIKQKLVYAGSEQGKFLALRQSFTESLNPPVLIFVQSKERAKELYGELLCENIRVGAIHSDMSQAERENAVDDFRSGKTWVLIATDVIARGMDFKGINCVINYDFPDSSAAYIHRIGRCGRAGRSGEAITFYTDEDIPFLRNIANVMASSGCEVPSWIMVLPKKKWRKHRPGRGGSVLAGPKDEVKKKWTKKKAKKTKTNIDDEPKDEQE